The following coding sequences are from one Luteimonas sp. S4-F44 window:
- the dxr gene encoding 1-deoxy-D-xylulose-5-phosphate reductoisomerase has product MIRRVAVFGATGSIGTSALDVIARHPQRLRASVLAAGSNVSALIALCATHRPDHAVIADPSGLTALRSGLRAAGLATQAHAGMAALDALAVDAEACDTVVAAIVGAAGLDSTLAALRAGKRVLLANKESLVLAGDLMMRAAREAGAVIVPIDSEHNAIHQCLPADGDRSGVARIVLTASGGPFRGRDRAALAEVTPAQAVAHPKWSMGPKISVDSATLMNKGLELIEAHHLFATPSERLDVLVHPQSLVHSLVEFIDGSTLAQLGLPDMRTALAVGLGSPERIASGVSGLDLLQHGRLDFEAPDTDTFPCLALARAALIAGGTAPALLNAANEVAVSAFLQGRIRFLAIPALVEHVLAALPTLPADSLDVLRDADAQARRAAGQAIDSGVVH; this is encoded by the coding sequence CTCGCGGCCGGCAGCAATGTGTCCGCACTGATCGCGCTGTGCGCTACACACCGGCCCGACCATGCGGTGATCGCCGACCCATCGGGCTTGACGGCTCTGCGCAGCGGGTTGCGCGCGGCCGGCCTGGCGACGCAGGCCCATGCCGGTATGGCGGCGCTCGATGCGCTCGCGGTCGACGCCGAAGCCTGCGACACGGTGGTCGCGGCGATCGTCGGCGCCGCCGGACTCGACTCCACGCTCGCCGCATTACGCGCCGGCAAGCGGGTGCTGCTGGCCAACAAGGAATCGCTGGTGCTGGCCGGGGATCTGATGATGCGCGCCGCGCGCGAGGCCGGCGCGGTCATCGTGCCAATCGACAGCGAGCACAACGCGATCCACCAGTGCCTGCCCGCCGACGGCGACCGCAGCGGGGTGGCGCGAATCGTGCTGACCGCATCCGGCGGCCCGTTCCGTGGCCGTGACCGGGCGGCACTGGCCGAGGTGACCCCGGCCCAGGCGGTCGCCCACCCCAAATGGTCGATGGGCCCGAAGATCTCGGTCGACTCGGCAACGCTGATGAACAAGGGCCTGGAACTGATCGAGGCCCACCACCTGTTCGCCACGCCGTCCGAGCGCCTGGACGTACTGGTGCACCCGCAGAGCCTGGTGCACTCGCTGGTGGAGTTCATCGACGGTTCCACCCTCGCCCAGCTCGGATTGCCGGACATGCGCACCGCGCTGGCGGTGGGCCTGGGCAGCCCGGAGCGCATCGCCTCGGGCGTGTCGGGGCTGGACCTGCTGCAGCATGGCCGGCTCGACTTCGAGGCGCCCGACACCGACACCTTCCCTTGCCTGGCGCTGGCGCGCGCGGCGTTGATTGCCGGCGGCACAGCCCCGGCGCTGCTGAACGCCGCCAACGAAGTCGCGGTTTCAGCCTTTCTTCAGGGACGGATTCGTTTTCTAGCCATTCCAGCGCTGGTCGAGCATGTGCTCGCCGCGCTCCCCACCCTGCCTGCCGATTCGCTGGACGTGTTGCGCGATGCCGATGCGCAAGCCCGGCGGGCCGCTGGGCAGGCGATCGATTCCGGTGTGGTCCATTGA
- the rseP gene encoding RIP metalloprotease RseP, with the protein MSEFFGSVWWLIVSLGVLVTFHEFGHYWVARRCGVKVLRFSIGFGRALWSRRGRDGTVYQIAILPLGGYVKMLDERESPVPADQAAHAFNRASVWKRIAIVAAGPLANLLLCVLLLWAMFVIGRPDYAPVVGQSTGIAEASGLRPGDRVDQVGDRATPTWSEVHQALLPAALDHRDIALHVTDAGNRQVVRDLRLSQLPDDFDQRRFTQAIGLLPRHLLVPPLVGRVEPDSAAWGILAEGDRVTAVDGSPVRAFEDIGPLVQRLGERGGAAMIEVARDGERLALEITPGRMDLPEGRGQYWALGIAPPRNLPMPPKDAMQRYGVVAAAPVAVREVGHLAGQLVGMIGRAFSGRVALENTVAGPITIARAANTYAQQGAAWYLTILALLSLSLAILNLLPIPLLDGGHLLYYLIELVKGSPVSERTMVAGQYVGLALLASLMGLAFYNDILQLVR; encoded by the coding sequence ATGTCTGAATTCTTCGGCTCGGTGTGGTGGCTGATCGTCAGCCTGGGCGTGCTCGTGACCTTCCACGAGTTCGGGCATTACTGGGTCGCGCGCCGCTGCGGGGTCAAGGTGCTGCGCTTCTCGATCGGCTTCGGGCGCGCGCTGTGGTCGCGCCGTGGACGCGACGGCACCGTGTACCAGATCGCGATCCTGCCGCTGGGCGGCTATGTGAAGATGCTCGACGAGCGCGAAAGCCCCGTGCCGGCCGACCAGGCCGCCCACGCCTTCAACCGCGCCTCGGTCTGGAAGCGCATCGCGATCGTGGCGGCCGGCCCGCTGGCCAACCTGCTGCTGTGCGTCCTGCTGCTGTGGGCGATGTTCGTGATCGGTCGCCCCGACTACGCGCCGGTGGTGGGCCAGAGCACCGGCATCGCCGAAGCCTCGGGCCTGCGCCCCGGCGACCGCGTCGACCAGGTCGGCGACCGGGCCACCCCGACCTGGTCGGAGGTCCACCAGGCGCTGCTGCCAGCTGCGCTCGACCATCGCGACATCGCGCTGCACGTCACCGATGCCGGCAACCGGCAGGTCGTGCGCGATCTGCGTCTGTCGCAGTTGCCCGACGACTTCGACCAGCGCCGCTTCACCCAGGCCATCGGTCTGCTGCCGCGGCATCTGCTGGTGCCGCCGCTGGTGGGACGGGTCGAGCCCGACAGCGCCGCCTGGGGCATCCTGGCCGAGGGCGATCGCGTGACCGCGGTGGACGGCAGCCCGGTGCGCGCGTTCGAGGACATCGGTCCGCTGGTCCAGCGGCTGGGCGAACGCGGCGGTGCGGCGATGATCGAGGTCGCGCGCGACGGCGAGCGCCTGGCGCTGGAAATCACTCCCGGGCGCATGGACCTGCCCGAGGGCCGCGGCCAGTACTGGGCGCTGGGCATCGCGCCCCCGCGCAACCTGCCGATGCCCCCGAAGGACGCGATGCAGCGCTACGGCGTGGTCGCCGCCGCCCCGGTCGCGGTCCGCGAAGTCGGCCATCTGGCCGGACAGCTGGTCGGCATGATCGGGCGGGCGTTCTCCGGCCGGGTGGCGCTGGAGAACACCGTCGCCGGGCCGATCACCATCGCCCGGGCGGCCAACACCTACGCCCAACAGGGCGCGGCCTGGTATCTGACGATCCTCGCCCTGCTGTCGCTGAGCCTGGCGATCCTGAACCTGCTCCCGATCCCCCTGCTGGATGGGGGCCACCTGTTGTATTACCTTATCGAGTTGGTCAAAGGCAGCCCCGTGAGCGAGCGCACGATGGTGGCCGGGCAGTATGTCGGCCTGGCCCTGCTGGCCAGCCTGATGGGCCTGGCGTTCTACAACGACATCCTGCAACTGGTGCGCTAG